Proteins found in one Paenibacillus dendritiformis genomic segment:
- a CDS encoding response regulator transcription factor, which translates to MPKETILLVDDEKEIIELIEIYLKNEGYELLKAPNGLAALELLQNHKVDLIILDVMMPKMDGIQACMKIREQNNTPIIMLSAKSQDIDKIAGLSIGADDYVTKPFNPLVLIARVKSQLRRYKQFNTARPADENEIQIDDLVINFATHSVTVDDVPVKLTPREFAILKLLAVNRGIVLSMEKIYQEVWNEPFMESKNTVMVHIRKIREKIEKDNQNPRFIKTVWGIGYKMESL; encoded by the coding sequence ATGCCGAAAGAGACCATTCTATTGGTAGACGATGAGAAAGAGATTATTGAGCTTATCGAAATTTATTTAAAAAATGAAGGGTATGAACTGCTGAAGGCGCCGAATGGCCTGGCCGCCCTCGAATTGCTGCAGAACCATAAGGTCGATCTGATTATATTGGATGTCATGATGCCGAAGATGGACGGGATTCAGGCCTGTATGAAAATACGGGAGCAGAACAACACGCCGATTATTATGCTGTCGGCCAAGAGCCAGGATATCGATAAAATCGCAGGCCTTAGCATTGGAGCGGACGACTATGTCACCAAGCCGTTCAATCCGCTCGTCCTTATTGCCCGCGTCAAGTCGCAGCTGCGCCGCTACAAGCAGTTCAATACGGCGCGCCCGGCGGACGAGAATGAGATCCAGATTGACGACCTCGTCATTAATTTTGCCACTCACTCGGTAACCGTGGATGATGTGCCCGTGAAGCTGACTCCGCGCGAATTCGCGATCCTGAAGCTGCTGGCGGTGAATCGGGGGATCGTATTGAGCATGGAAAAAATATATCAGGAAGTATGGAACGAACCGTTCATGGAATCCAAAAACACCGTCATGGTCCATATTCGCAAGATTCGCGAGAAGATCGAAAAAGATAACCAAAATCCGAGATTTATTAAAACCGTATGGGGCATTGGCTACAAGATGGAGTCCCTGTAA
- a CDS encoding patatin-like phospholipase family protein produces the protein MKINAVFEGGGVKGISLAGAVQAAENYGFSFHRVAGTSSGSVVAALLAAGYSAEEMRHLMMEMPFSSFLQRAPIFQVKWVGPAMRLLLKKGLYSGERLEYWVHQRLLEKGVRTFGDVKPGRLRIIASDISNGRLLVLPDDIKQYGIDPNRFLVSRAVRMSTSIPYFFDPVIIRQSFQSAVRKSKPFNKQFSYIVDGGLLSNFPLWLFDEDAAGGGKNCIPTIGIQMVGKRENHPHRISGLLSMLQAIFGTMMSAHDQRYIEKHNQYRTIKIPTLGIGTTDFDLTLEQSMALFASGLEAGTEFFKGWDFGKYKEMFKAFHSMAYKI, from the coding sequence ATGAAAATCAATGCTGTTTTTGAAGGCGGCGGCGTCAAAGGCATTTCGTTGGCCGGAGCGGTTCAGGCCGCCGAGAACTACGGATTTTCCTTTCATCGCGTGGCCGGGACTTCTTCGGGCTCCGTCGTGGCCGCGCTCCTCGCTGCAGGCTACTCGGCGGAAGAGATGCGCCATCTCATGATGGAGATGCCATTCTCCTCCTTTTTGCAGCGGGCTCCGATTTTTCAAGTCAAATGGGTTGGGCCGGCCATGCGGCTGCTGCTGAAGAAAGGCCTGTATTCCGGAGAACGGCTCGAATACTGGGTCCATCAGCGGCTGCTGGAAAAAGGGGTCCGCACCTTCGGCGACGTCAAGCCCGGCCGGCTGCGCATTATCGCCTCGGATATTTCCAATGGGCGGCTGCTCGTGCTTCCCGACGATATTAAGCAGTACGGAATCGATCCGAACCGATTTCTCGTAAGCAGAGCCGTTCGGATGAGCACCAGCATTCCGTATTTTTTTGATCCCGTTATCATCCGTCAGTCCTTCCAATCGGCTGTGCGCAAAAGCAAGCCGTTCAATAAGCAGTTCTCCTATATCGTCGACGGGGGCTTGCTGAGCAATTTTCCGCTATGGCTGTTCGATGAGGATGCGGCGGGCGGGGGCAAAAACTGCATTCCGACGATCGGAATCCAGATGGTAGGGAAGAGGGAGAACCATCCGCACCGGATCTCCGGGCTGCTGTCGATGCTGCAAGCGATTTTCGGCACGATGATGTCCGCTCATGATCAGCGGTATATCGAGAAGCATAACCAGTACCGGACCATCAAAATTCCGACGCTTGGCATCGGCACGACTGATTTCGATCTTACGCTGGAGCAGAGCATGGCGTTATTCGCTTCCGGCCTGGAGGCGGGCACGGAGTTCTTTAAGGGTTGGGATTTCGGAAAGTACAAAGAGATGTTCAAAGCTTTTCATAGCATGGCTTATAAAATATAG
- a CDS encoding acyltransferase → MATGREKLSEVQLVRAMAIIGVLSVHSTSFATLQMKDSNFYWMYSFMNIFMKIGTPTFLFLSSFVLFYNYFSRPLDSKLIGNFYKKRLKYIIIPYCLFSVFYFVILHFTHYRDRALDETLIKFFTQLATGKAYTHLYFVFISIQFYLLFPICLWLFKRKPAIAKWSIPLGLAIQWGFILLNKYALQVPNKGSWSLAYMSYFMLGAFLGIYYPKLKNWLIISRENATAPRIVSWIALWTVGLCAGLGHVYIWHTTRLYGASYNSLLYELMWNVHTYTFAIMAFQIAFLLRRHAWPWLVNGMHRLGEISFGIYLIHPFFLFVYRNFPPHTSKSPLLHMWYAGGFLSALILSWITVSLTVRFVPQSWLIFGSTPPRKKSKPEQGVAASG, encoded by the coding sequence ATGGCAACCGGACGTGAAAAGCTGTCCGAGGTGCAGTTGGTACGCGCGATGGCGATCATCGGAGTCCTGTCCGTTCACTCGACGTCATTTGCGACGCTGCAGATGAAGGATTCCAATTTTTACTGGATGTACAGCTTCATGAATATATTTATGAAGATTGGCACACCGACATTTTTATTTCTGAGCAGCTTCGTGCTATTCTACAATTACTTTTCGAGGCCTTTGGATTCTAAGCTCATCGGTAATTTCTACAAAAAACGGCTAAAGTACATTATCATTCCTTATTGTTTGTTCTCGGTATTTTACTTCGTCATTTTGCATTTTACTCATTACCGGGACCGTGCTCTGGACGAGACGCTGATCAAATTTTTCACCCAGTTGGCTACGGGCAAGGCGTATACGCATCTATACTTCGTCTTCATCAGCATCCAATTCTATCTGCTGTTCCCGATTTGTCTGTGGCTGTTCAAGCGGAAGCCGGCCATCGCCAAGTGGAGCATTCCGCTCGGACTGGCCATTCAGTGGGGCTTCATCCTGCTTAATAAATACGCGCTTCAGGTGCCTAACAAAGGGAGCTGGTCGCTCGCGTATATGTCCTACTTCATGCTGGGAGCCTTTCTGGGCATCTACTATCCAAAGCTGAAGAACTGGCTCATCATCAGCCGGGAAAACGCGACCGCGCCGCGTATCGTATCCTGGATTGCCCTATGGACGGTCGGGCTATGCGCCGGACTCGGACATGTGTACATCTGGCATACGACACGGCTGTATGGCGCAAGCTACAATTCGCTCTTGTATGAATTGATGTGGAACGTTCACACCTATACGTTCGCGATTATGGCATTTCAGATCGCGTTTCTGCTTCGGCGCCATGCTTGGCCGTGGCTCGTTAACGGAATGCATCGGCTTGGGGAAATCTCATTCGGCATTTATTTAATTCATCCATTCTTTTTGTTCGTCTATCGCAATTTCCCGCCGCATACTTCAAAATCGCCGCTCTTGCATATGTGGTATGCCGGCGGATTCTTGTCGGCGCTTATCTTGTCCTGGATTACGGTCTCCCTAACGGTGCGCTTCGTGCCTCAGTCGTGGCTTATCTTCGGGAGCACGCCTCCACGGAAGAAAAGCAAGCCTGAACAGGGCGTGGCCGCGAGCGGCTGA
- a CDS encoding YqhR family membrane protein, translating into MNERQTRMQQKRTNPFSFGVLTGFFAGLIWGGLHWLGYIFSFTIIVPGFLVEPFYKHAYLTTVDGQLLGLVAFIVFSILAALLYVLVLRKVPGPWAGVVYGLVWWVILFVIPGPLLGLVPPVRQTTWNTIWTESCTMLLWGLFIGYTVATEFNEEREREPQDPDQSGAPGDRQDSPDKGGNDGGGDASDDRTQPQPVM; encoded by the coding sequence ATGAACGAACGTCAAACCCGGATGCAGCAGAAGCGGACGAATCCGTTCTCGTTCGGCGTGCTGACCGGTTTTTTTGCCGGATTGATATGGGGGGGACTGCATTGGCTTGGCTATATATTTAGCTTTACGATAATCGTGCCCGGTTTTTTGGTCGAGCCGTTTTACAAGCATGCCTATTTGACTACGGTGGACGGCCAGCTTCTCGGGCTTGTCGCATTCATCGTCTTCTCGATTTTGGCGGCGCTGCTGTATGTGCTTGTGCTCCGCAAAGTGCCGGGACCTTGGGCAGGCGTAGTCTACGGTCTCGTGTGGTGGGTTATCCTGTTCGTCATACCCGGGCCGCTGCTAGGCCTGGTTCCGCCGGTGCGGCAGACGACATGGAATACGATATGGACGGAATCGTGCACGATGCTGCTGTGGGGGCTGTTCATCGGCTATACCGTGGCGACGGAATTCAATGAAGAGCGGGAGCGCGAGCCGCAAGATCCCGATCAATCCGGTGCGCCGGGAGACCGGCAAGATTCGCCGGACAAGGGAGGGAATGACGGCGGCGGGGATGCATCCGACGACCGCACGCAGCCTCAGCCTGTCATGTAA
- a CDS encoding copper amine oxidase N-terminal domain-containing protein, with the protein MSHNGQELAADQPVVEKDNLAYIPLKSVALLYGFSVTYDAAAKETVASKEDMTLRFKAGAKTIDVNGTAVESAGEIFSQKGSLMIPLRTWADITESQLKVSGSEYTLSWTEVIVEPSPPVANFKTDKSVYRMGENIRYEDLSEDEHSEIVKRTWTGKASAFFEPGEHEVTLRVENEHGKSDTITHKITVTNDSLYTPNEHGLLYAEPGSKFPVDRNDVLVYEPVNYTTTTSPMTFVRSNSPEHLYGEEGIGYQDTLSGSFRINIHNQNRSQQDISVYLLATNHGTSDANVKLNAFGMGGPTKYVSTSGKTAVSRFLDSLAKSEPVRTMKVPAGETVVVLPEISKSPMKGGLTMTSYSEIHTDQELEFSVVILNPDKDPIEALPELPVLDRDGKHVRGTFPEGNRTFHVNQVLGTKPQRMIIGDNDLDTFVTGSDSVTGLEEVNIGNTGVLYDVELQVAPHTLVGLNARGGHYAGAFLVNGKVVNMLDGSILINPEEVGVLHRTGDREETVHLTFVLASGSNLPIHMLFLPVPEAKE; encoded by the coding sequence ATGTCTCATAATGGACAAGAGCTTGCTGCCGATCAGCCCGTTGTCGAGAAGGACAACCTGGCTTATATTCCGCTGAAGAGCGTGGCGCTCCTCTACGGATTCTCCGTAACCTATGATGCCGCTGCGAAGGAAACGGTAGCCAGCAAAGAAGACATGACGCTTCGGTTCAAAGCAGGCGCGAAAACAATTGATGTCAACGGGACGGCAGTGGAATCGGCAGGAGAGATTTTCAGCCAGAAGGGCAGCTTAATGATACCGCTTCGCACATGGGCTGACATTACGGAGAGCCAGCTGAAGGTGTCCGGATCGGAATATACGCTGTCCTGGACAGAGGTCATCGTCGAGCCCTCCCCTCCCGTCGCCAATTTCAAAACCGACAAGTCCGTCTATCGAATGGGCGAAAATATTCGGTATGAGGATCTGAGCGAAGACGAGCATAGCGAGATCGTAAAGCGTACCTGGACAGGCAAAGCGTCCGCCTTCTTCGAACCCGGGGAGCATGAAGTTACGCTTCGGGTCGAGAACGAACACGGGAAGAGCGATACGATCACTCATAAGATTACCGTTACCAATGATTCCTTATATACACCGAACGAGCACGGGCTGCTCTACGCTGAACCCGGAAGCAAATTTCCGGTTGACCGCAATGACGTGCTCGTCTATGAACCGGTCAATTATACGACAACGACCAGTCCAATGACCTTCGTCCGCAGCAATAGCCCGGAGCATCTGTATGGGGAGGAAGGTATCGGTTACCAGGATACGCTCTCGGGAAGCTTCCGGATTAACATCCACAATCAGAACCGTTCGCAGCAAGATATATCCGTATACTTGCTGGCGACGAATCATGGCACCTCCGATGCCAATGTCAAGCTCAACGCCTTCGGGATGGGCGGCCCGACCAAATATGTGTCCACCAGCGGCAAAACCGCCGTATCGCGGTTCCTGGACTCTCTCGCCAAGTCCGAACCGGTCCGGACGATGAAGGTGCCAGCCGGCGAGACGGTCGTGGTCCTGCCCGAGATCAGCAAATCTCCGATGAAGGGCGGGCTGACCATGACATCCTATTCCGAAATTCATACGGACCAAGAACTTGAATTCTCGGTTGTCATCCTGAATCCGGACAAGGATCCGATCGAAGCGCTGCCGGAGCTTCCCGTGCTGGATCGGGACGGCAAGCATGTGCGCGGAACATTCCCCGAAGGAAACCGCACGTTCCACGTCAATCAGGTGCTTGGCACCAAGCCGCAGCGGATGATTATCGGGGATAATGATCTCGATACGTTCGTGACAGGCTCCGATAGCGTCACCGGCCTGGAGGAGGTCAATATCGGGAACACCGGGGTGCTCTATGATGTGGAACTCCAGGTTGCCCCGCACACCCTTGTCGGACTGAACGCGCGCGGCGGACATTATGCGGGCGCCTTCCTCGTGAACGGCAAAGTCGTAAATATGCTGGATGGAAGCATACTTATCAATCCGGAAGAGGTCGGCGTTCTGCACCGGACAGGCGATCGAGAAGAGACGGTTCATCTGACCTTCGTCCTGGCCTCCGGAAGCAATCTTCCGATTCATATGCTGTTCCTGCCGGTGCCGGAAGCAAAAGAATAG
- a CDS encoding DUF1385 domain-containing protein, with protein sequence MSEQQNRSIYGGQAVIEGVMFAGKHVNVTAVRRKNKEITFYEVPREDKPWLTALKKIPFIRGFVSLLDASGKGYQHLTYAAEKYAEDEEGEDAAEQGKDDGKWNLVMIIGVAAVGVLSLIFSKVIFTAVPVVIEQFLFGKAFDNRVIHTLIEGIIKIIFLLAYLWLIAKTPIIRRLFQYHGAEHKVITAYEAGLELTVQNVQKFSTLHYRCGSSFIILSVIVGVVIYSFIPYDNLWERIYPRLLLIPVVMGVAYEFLRLTNALRDVPVLRWLGYPGLWLQLLTTKPPTDDQVEVSIASFNRMRELDQELTAKKAAS encoded by the coding sequence TTGTCTGAACAGCAAAACCGGTCAATTTATGGCGGACAGGCCGTTATCGAAGGCGTCATGTTCGCTGGCAAGCATGTCAATGTGACAGCGGTCCGCCGTAAAAATAAGGAAATCACTTTTTATGAAGTTCCGCGCGAAGACAAGCCATGGCTTACCGCTTTGAAGAAGATTCCCTTTATCCGCGGGTTCGTCAGCCTGCTGGACGCAAGCGGCAAGGGGTATCAGCATTTGACTTATGCTGCGGAGAAGTACGCCGAGGATGAGGAAGGAGAGGATGCGGCGGAACAGGGAAAAGACGATGGCAAATGGAATCTCGTCATGATTATCGGGGTCGCAGCCGTCGGCGTTCTGTCGCTTATTTTCAGTAAAGTCATCTTTACCGCCGTTCCCGTCGTCATTGAGCAATTTTTATTCGGAAAAGCATTCGATAATCGGGTCATTCATACGCTGATTGAAGGAATTATTAAAATTATTTTCCTGCTTGCCTACTTGTGGCTGATCGCCAAGACGCCGATTATCCGAAGACTGTTCCAGTACCACGGCGCGGAACACAAGGTTATCACCGCCTATGAAGCAGGGCTGGAGCTGACGGTTCAGAACGTGCAGAAGTTCAGCACGCTTCATTACCGCTGCGGCAGCAGCTTTATCATTTTATCGGTCATCGTAGGTGTCGTCATTTACTCCTTCATCCCATATGATAATTTATGGGAACGGATTTACCCCCGACTCCTGCTTATCCCCGTCGTCATGGGCGTAGCTTATGAGTTCCTCCGCCTGACTAATGCGCTGAGAGATGTACCCGTGCTGCGCTGGCTCGGCTACCCCGGCTTGTGGCTGCAGTTGCTGACGACGAAGCCGCCGACCGACGATCAAGTGGAAGTATCCATCGCTTCGTTCAACCGAATGCGCGAGTTGGATCAGGAGTTGACCGCGAAGAAAGCGGCCTCCTGA
- the mntR gene encoding transcriptional regulator MntR — protein sequence MPTPSMEDYLERIYKLIDEKGYARVSDIAEGLEVHPSSVTKMIQKLDKDQYLIYEKYRGLVLTSKGKKIGKRLVDRHHLLEEFLEMIGVQHENIYTDVEGIEHHLSWDSITCIEALVEYFKRDPERIKDLAGVRGELENESS from the coding sequence ATGCCTACGCCAAGCATGGAAGATTATTTGGAACGTATTTATAAGCTGATTGATGAGAAAGGGTACGCCCGTGTATCGGATATTGCGGAAGGGCTGGAGGTACATCCATCTTCCGTTACGAAGATGATTCAGAAGCTGGATAAGGATCAATATCTGATCTATGAGAAATACCGCGGGCTCGTGCTGACGAGCAAGGGCAAAAAAATCGGCAAACGGCTAGTAGACCGCCACCATCTGCTCGAGGAATTCCTGGAGATGATCGGCGTGCAGCATGAGAACATCTACACGGATGTGGAAGGAATCGAGCATCACTTGAGCTGGGATTCCATTACGTGCATCGAAGCGCTTGTCGAATATTTCAAGCGTGACCCCGAACGCATCAAGGATCTCGCCGGCGTGCGCGGTGAATTAGAGAACGAATCTTCTTAA
- a CDS encoding sensor histidine kinase, protein MGKPKSANLIRTVRWKFLLVFLGSVSLTAFIMLLGRLLAGYLLLEPPYNGPLIWAVNNIGSKPIMIVTGIASFLLFYFLFSRPIIRYLNEITYGLQEIAKGQFDYVIPVKSSDEIGSIAYRINVLSEELNSYLQEITYGLQEIAKGEFEHVIPVKPANDLGLVAESINHMSAQLYHSIQEERNAEKTKNDLITGVSHDLRTPLTSILGFLELIENDRYHDEVELRYYVNIAYEKALSLKYLIDDLFEFTRINNGLPLELTELDMTSFIRQLAEEFVPSLEKSGMMCRINAPSEPLYIMADGDRLVRSYENLISNAIQYGKSGKYVDIELGKEEEQIYVKVTNYGDPISERDLPYIFDRFYRAEQSRSKETGGTGLGLAITKSIIEVHGGKISATSDRNKTTFTTRFPCA, encoded by the coding sequence ATGGGAAAACCGAAAAGCGCCAACCTCATCCGTACCGTCCGCTGGAAGTTCCTGCTCGTGTTCCTCGGCAGCGTGAGCCTAACCGCATTCATCATGCTGCTTGGCCGCTTGCTGGCCGGGTACTTGCTGTTAGAGCCTCCCTACAACGGACCGCTCATCTGGGCGGTGAACAATATCGGCTCGAAGCCGATCATGATCGTGACAGGTATCGCATCGTTTCTATTGTTTTATTTTCTGTTCAGCCGTCCCATCATCCGTTATCTGAACGAGATAACATACGGACTTCAGGAAATTGCCAAGGGACAATTCGATTATGTCATTCCGGTCAAATCGTCGGATGAAATCGGATCGATCGCCTATCGGATTAACGTGTTGTCCGAAGAGTTGAACAGCTATTTGCAAGAGATTACTTACGGACTGCAGGAGATCGCCAAGGGGGAATTTGAGCATGTCATTCCGGTAAAGCCTGCCAACGATCTCGGCCTGGTCGCCGAGAGCATCAATCATATGAGCGCCCAACTCTATCACTCCATTCAGGAGGAGCGCAATGCCGAGAAGACGAAGAACGACCTGATTACGGGCGTCTCGCATGACCTGCGCACCCCGTTGACCTCGATTCTCGGCTTCCTTGAGCTGATCGAAAATGACCGCTACCACGATGAGGTCGAGCTGCGGTACTATGTTAATATTGCATATGAGAAAGCATTAAGCTTGAAATATTTGATCGATGACCTGTTCGAATTCACGCGCATCAACAACGGACTTCCTCTCGAATTGACCGAACTGGACATGACCAGCTTCATCCGGCAGCTGGCGGAGGAATTCGTGCCGAGTCTGGAGAAATCGGGCATGATGTGCCGAATCAACGCCCCTTCCGAGCCGCTGTACATCATGGCGGATGGAGACCGTCTCGTCCGATCGTATGAAAATCTCATCTCGAATGCGATCCAGTACGGCAAGTCCGGGAAGTATGTCGATATCGAGCTCGGCAAAGAAGAGGAGCAGATCTATGTGAAGGTCACCAATTACGGCGATCCGATATCGGAGAGGGATCTGCCATATATATTCGACCGCTTCTATCGGGCGGAGCAGTCCCGTTCCAAGGAGACCGGCGGGACCGGCTTGGGACTGGCCATTACGAAGAGCATTATTGAGGTTCACGGCGGGAAGATCTCGGCGACGAGCGATCGCAACAAGACGACATTTACGACTCGCTTCCCTTGCGCCTGA
- a CDS encoding family 10 glycosylhydrolase has translation MTIWRRLLSGTMAALLFGAGLAAPAQAAANDITIFLDQKRLVTDVAPYLVPGKNVTMLPFRAVGEAVGATVGWDKSKQEVEFRKDDTVIQLMIGSDTALVNGEKVALDAGAQMRDSRTMVPLRFIGENTGLTVKWNQEERRVNLFTGEAGAQGNTGSQGNTGSQGNAGAEEIHTEGLKGTWISTVYNIDWPADPRKGANPEQQKKEYSDMLDKLQGMGLNAVFVQVRPTSDAFFPSKLLPWSEWLTGKQGQDPGYDPLAYMIEETHRRGMEFHAWFNPFRISVQGDIAKLAADHPAKQHPDWVVKHGGKLMYDPGVPEARQFIIDTIMEVVNGYDIDGVHLDDYFYPYGQAAEPFRDDASYKAYNKVFNNKGDWRRNNVNQFIEQLNGEIKASKANIRFGVSPFGVWRNASLDPTGSNTKAGVNTYDDLYADTRTWIKNGWIDYIAPQIYWHIGHSAADYKTLVDWWMKETAGTGVDLYIGHAAYKLADAKEKDWSSADVLIRQLDYNKQYESVAGSIFFSAKDLLNNAKDVAARLKQYYEQ, from the coding sequence ATGACAATCTGGAGACGCCTCCTGTCGGGAACGATGGCGGCGCTGCTGTTCGGGGCCGGATTGGCGGCGCCTGCGCAGGCAGCGGCGAATGACATTACCATTTTTCTCGATCAGAAGAGGCTTGTCACCGACGTGGCACCTTATCTAGTGCCGGGGAAGAACGTAACGATGCTTCCGTTCCGCGCCGTCGGGGAAGCTGTGGGTGCGACGGTAGGCTGGGACAAGAGCAAGCAGGAGGTGGAGTTCCGCAAGGATGACACCGTCATCCAGCTCATGATTGGCAGCGATACGGCGCTCGTCAACGGAGAGAAGGTGGCGCTGGACGCCGGAGCGCAGATGCGGGACAGCCGAACGATGGTGCCGCTGCGGTTCATCGGGGAGAACACGGGCCTGACCGTCAAGTGGAATCAGGAGGAGCGCAGGGTGAATCTGTTCACGGGCGAGGCAGGAGCACAAGGCAATACAGGATCACAAGGAAATACAGGTTCGCAAGGAAATGCAGGGGCGGAAGAAATACATACCGAGGGCTTGAAGGGCACTTGGATTTCCACCGTATATAATATCGACTGGCCAGCCGATCCCCGCAAAGGGGCCAACCCGGAGCAGCAGAAGAAGGAATATTCCGATATGCTGGACAAGCTGCAAGGTATGGGGTTAAACGCGGTCTTCGTTCAGGTGAGACCGACATCGGACGCCTTCTTCCCTTCGAAGCTTCTTCCGTGGTCGGAATGGCTGACTGGCAAGCAGGGGCAGGACCCGGGCTATGATCCGCTCGCTTATATGATCGAAGAGACCCACCGGCGGGGAATGGAGTTCCACGCCTGGTTCAACCCGTTCCGGATCAGCGTGCAGGGAGACATAGCCAAGCTGGCGGCCGATCATCCGGCGAAGCAGCATCCGGATTGGGTCGTCAAGCATGGCGGCAAGCTGATGTATGATCCGGGCGTGCCGGAAGCGCGCCAGTTCATTATCGATACGATTATGGAAGTAGTGAACGGATACGATATCGACGGAGTCCATCTGGATGATTACTTCTATCCGTACGGACAGGCTGCCGAGCCTTTCCGTGACGACGCTTCCTACAAAGCGTACAACAAAGTATTCAATAACAAAGGCGATTGGCGGCGCAACAATGTCAATCAGTTCATTGAGCAATTGAATGGGGAAATTAAGGCGAGCAAGGCGAATATTCGCTTCGGGGTCAGCCCGTTCGGAGTGTGGCGCAATGCGAGTCTTGATCCGACAGGTTCGAATACGAAGGCCGGCGTGAACACCTATGATGACCTGTATGCCGATACGCGCACCTGGATTAAGAATGGCTGGATTGATTACATCGCGCCGCAAATATATTGGCATATCGGCCACTCGGCAGCAGACTACAAGACGCTGGTCGATTGGTGGATGAAGGAGACGGCAGGAACCGGCGTAGATCTGTATATCGGGCATGCCGCTTACAAACTCGCGGACGCGAAGGAGAAGGACTGGTCCAGCGCCGATGTGCTTATCCGCCAACTGGACTACAACAAGCAGTATGAGAGCGTGGCCGGCAGCATTTTCTTCAGCGCGAAGGATTTGCTGAACAATGCGAAGGACGTGGCTGCTCGGCTGAAGCAGTATTATGAGCAATAA
- a CDS encoding polysaccharide deacetylase family protein → MKARLLYPAKIALALLSLFMVLQGCGLNRSVKEVAFIINGQKLEKPVSVVVDDGTLMVRASSDQIWKELGMSIEEYSPPTSSSVYYSNQVAVLMYHQLVDQPDKKKPHLLPVDQFEEQMKLLKERGFHVISMDEYIDFMTAGSSIPDNAVLLTFDDGYETFYTHAFPILQKFGYTATNFVIVASIDNQTGKPKLTWDQMREMKKAGMSFYSHTYNSHRHGPINATGKEKPMLSRHLYLKDRDRVETDEEYIGRITGDLATAEKRLREELGNTRSIVAFPYGAFNQDVLGVLKTLNIELSFTIKPGMTSREDRNAFRFNAGTIKQTPEELIQLLSEGGYAKKKKKNEVYVQVNGKNVNFKKKQPLLEDGDILIPLRELCQMYNIELNWNGSQNTVSLKTDPVQEDSPVDPGSDGVTSP, encoded by the coding sequence ATGAAAGCCCGCTTATTATACCCTGCCAAAATCGCACTTGCGCTTCTGTCTTTATTCATGGTGCTGCAAGGCTGCGGCTTGAACCGAAGCGTTAAGGAGGTAGCATTCATTATAAATGGACAAAAGTTGGAGAAACCCGTCTCCGTTGTCGTGGACGACGGAACGCTGATGGTCCGGGCATCCTCTGATCAGATCTGGAAGGAATTGGGGATGTCAATCGAGGAATATTCCCCGCCGACATCATCTTCCGTCTACTATTCGAACCAGGTTGCCGTATTAATGTACCATCAGCTCGTCGACCAGCCGGATAAGAAGAAGCCTCACTTGCTGCCGGTCGATCAATTCGAGGAGCAGATGAAGCTGCTTAAGGAACGGGGATTTCATGTCATCAGCATGGATGAATATATTGATTTTATGACGGCGGGATCCTCGATTCCGGATAATGCCGTGCTGCTTACCTTTGATGACGGCTACGAGACGTTCTATACGCACGCCTTTCCAATATTGCAGAAATTCGGCTACACCGCCACGAACTTCGTCATTGTCGCCAGCATAGACAACCAGACCGGCAAGCCGAAGCTGACGTGGGATCAGATGCGTGAAATGAAGAAAGCCGGCATGAGCTTCTACAGTCATACATACAACTCCCACCGCCATGGCCCAATTAATGCCACAGGCAAGGAGAAGCCGATGCTGAGCCGCCATCTGTACTTGAAGGACCGAGATCGAGTCGAGACCGACGAGGAATATATCGGCCGCATTACCGGCGACCTGGCCACCGCCGAGAAGCGGCTCCGGGAAGAGCTGGGCAACACGCGCAGCATCGTCGCGTTCCCGTACGGAGCTTTTAACCAGGATGTGCTTGGCGTTCTCAAGACGCTGAATATTGAGCTCTCCTTCACCATCAAGCCGGGAATGACCAGCCGGGAAGACCGCAACGCCTTCCGTTTCAATGCGGGAACGATCAAGCAAACGCCCGAAGAGCTGATTCAGTTGCTTAGCGAAGGCGGGTATGCGAAGAAGAAGAAAAAAAATGAGGTTTATGTCCAGGTCAACGGCAAAAATGTCAATTTTAAAAAAAAACAACCCCTGTTAGAGGATGGGGACATCTTGATTCCTTTGCGGGAACTGTGCCAAATGTATAACATTGAGCTCAACTGGAACGGCTCGCAAAACACCGTTTCATTGAAAACCGATCCCGTACAGGAGGATTCCCCTGTGGATCCTGGAAGCGATGGCGTCACTTCCCCATGA